In a single window of the Myxococcus guangdongensis genome:
- a CDS encoding high-potential iron-sulfur protein has product MTEPADTSLPLPVFRPEEQVCGNCKLWSPHSVDERRGWVGPCRLQSSRGMFPPSAPICDKYAPRGTAVAPAAQSPTRERTARSVAPVVIRRRVADPNEVIDLDGLNMTREELMDIFREASGLTDAPPLAGKWEGGTVRLVPGNPELQAKDLPIDNLFHKVVMVRDRLRVLEQKLNAHPKLSDAEKVEMQSYITRVYGSLTSFNVLFKDKGDQFVGAKGDE; this is encoded by the coding sequence ATGACCGAGCCGGCGGACACCTCGTTGCCACTGCCTGTCTTCCGGCCGGAAGAGCAGGTGTGTGGCAACTGCAAGTTGTGGAGCCCTCACTCGGTAGATGAGCGCCGGGGGTGGGTGGGGCCCTGCCGGCTCCAGTCGTCTCGGGGGATGTTTCCGCCGTCCGCCCCCATCTGTGACAAGTACGCGCCCCGGGGCACGGCCGTGGCCCCGGCGGCGCAGTCCCCTACTCGCGAGCGCACCGCCCGGAGCGTGGCCCCGGTGGTGATTCGCCGCCGGGTGGCGGACCCCAACGAAGTCATCGACCTGGATGGGCTGAACATGACGCGTGAAGAGCTGATGGACATCTTCCGGGAGGCGTCGGGCCTCACGGATGCGCCGCCGCTCGCGGGCAAGTGGGAGGGCGGCACGGTGCGCCTGGTCCCCGGCAACCCCGAGCTGCAGGCGAAGGACTTGCCCATCGACAACCTGTTCCACAAGGTCGTCATGGTGCGCGACAGGCTGCGCGTGCTCGAGCAGAAGCTCAACGCGCACCCGAAGCTGTCCGACGCGGAGAAGGTGGAGATGCAGAGCTACATCACCCGCGTGTACGGCTCGCTCACCAGCTTCAACGTCCTCTTCAAGGACAAGGGCGACCAGTTCGTCGGCGCCAAGGGCGACGAGTAG
- a CDS encoding M50 family metallopeptidase, producing the protein MKTASGAQLDFGRLALLLVMLGVGWYFWYSPVFWPLKLLVVMMHESGHALATLLVGGSVDRIHLAADESGSCLSRLPPGMLRQIAVYSGGYLGSAVAGAGLLLATFRFRLRRWVLGAACVWLVVMGLLYAGDAFTLAFCVGTAAVMGIGAKWLPDGAVDFVNLFIAAFTALYAVFDLRDDLWNSAVRSRSDAALLADLTYVPAVVWAALWTLLAVGLLSFAAYRSLHARPQGLQMPPVGSRARRA; encoded by the coding sequence ATGAAGACCGCCAGCGGTGCACAGCTCGATTTCGGCCGCCTGGCCCTCCTGCTCGTCATGCTGGGGGTCGGTTGGTACTTCTGGTACTCGCCCGTCTTCTGGCCACTGAAGCTGCTCGTGGTGATGATGCACGAGAGCGGACACGCGCTCGCCACCCTGTTGGTGGGGGGCTCCGTGGACCGCATCCACCTGGCGGCCGATGAGTCGGGCTCCTGCCTGTCGCGCCTGCCTCCGGGCATGCTGCGGCAGATCGCCGTGTACTCGGGCGGCTACCTGGGCAGCGCGGTGGCCGGCGCGGGCCTGCTGCTCGCCACCTTCCGCTTCCGGCTGCGCCGGTGGGTGCTGGGGGCCGCGTGTGTGTGGCTCGTCGTGATGGGCCTCTTGTACGCGGGGGACGCCTTCACCCTGGCCTTCTGCGTGGGCACCGCCGCGGTCATGGGCATCGGCGCGAAGTGGCTGCCGGACGGCGCGGTGGACTTCGTCAACCTGTTCATCGCCGCCTTCACCGCGCTGTACGCCGTGTTCGATTTGCGCGACGACCTGTGGAACAGCGCCGTGCGCTCGCGCAGCGACGCGGCCCTGCTCGCGGACCTCACCTATGTGCCCGCCGTCGTCTGGGCCGCCCTCTGGACGCTGCTCGCCGTGGGCCTGCTCTCCTTCGCGGCCTACCGCTCGCTCCACGCCCGGCCCCAGGGCCTGCAGATGCCCCCCGTCGGCTCCCGGGCCCGGAGGGCATGA
- a CDS encoding MBL fold metallo-hydrolase, with product MRNPYVRQLKLGPMDNFVYLVGAADSRDVVVVDPAWDVAAIERAVEEDGKRLAGAFVSHCHFDHINGLPELLSRHDVPVYAQRAEVDFSAELRELSGALRPLGPGDAVPVGEETFHALHTPGHTPGSHCLLAGDALVSGDTLFINGCGRCDMNGGDPEAMYRSLSQVLLKVPDSTRLWPGHDYADVPVAALGDVRQKNPYFSFPDVASFVAFRMRPRK from the coding sequence ATGCGGAATCCCTACGTGCGTCAGCTCAAGTTGGGCCCCATGGACAACTTCGTCTACCTCGTCGGCGCGGCGGACTCGCGCGACGTCGTGGTGGTGGACCCGGCCTGGGATGTGGCTGCGATTGAACGGGCAGTGGAGGAGGACGGCAAGCGCCTGGCGGGCGCGTTCGTCTCACACTGCCACTTCGACCACATCAACGGCCTGCCGGAGCTGTTGTCCAGGCACGACGTGCCCGTCTACGCGCAGCGCGCGGAGGTGGACTTCTCCGCGGAGCTGCGCGAGCTGTCCGGAGCGCTGCGCCCGCTGGGGCCCGGAGACGCGGTGCCGGTGGGCGAGGAGACGTTCCATGCGTTGCACACGCCGGGACACACGCCGGGCTCGCACTGCCTGCTGGCCGGGGACGCGCTCGTGTCCGGGGACACGCTGTTCATCAACGGGTGCGGGCGGTGCGACATGAACGGCGGCGACCCGGAGGCGATGTACCGCTCCTTGTCGCAGGTGCTGCTGAAGGTTCCCGACTCCACGCGCCTGTGGCCCGGGCACGACTACGCGGACGTCCCGGTGGCGGCGCTGGGGGACGTGCGACAGAAGAACCCGTACTTCTCGTTCCCGGATGTCGCCTCGTTCGTCGCGTTCCGCATGCGCCCGAGGAAGTGA
- a CDS encoding S46 family peptidase, which translates to MKKTLLLLSLVAAPALAGEGKWTPQQVLELDPAWLRAQGLQVPPKKLWDPKRGTGLLAGAVNVGGCTGAFISNTGLVITNHHCAFGIIQEHSTPQRDLITQGFLATERKDELPGKGARVQVPRSFTDVTAQVLAAVPQGADDTARFKAIERKQKELVAECEKRPATRCQVSTFDGGVNYTLVDAVELQDSRLVYAPPRAVGEYGGEEDNWMWPRHTGDFAILRAYTAPDGTSAAYSDKNVPYKAEFFFPLSTEGVKPGDFVMVLGYPGRTYRALLAEEMAERQSRLYPRMRDVFGEAIRILEEEGDKDPAGKIAVASTLKGLHNVHKNAGGQLAGLKRGRIVEKQREAEADVAAWATKSTAKWGGALKSREELLTEQQANAKVFEREFLLGATGRLARGPSLAVTLARLATERAKPDLERRPAYMEREQVRIKDRLEREQKNVFLPAEKRLLTAFVRRAQALGADERIAAVDKHFGKTFVEKDVAAKVDAMYAGTQVLTLAERMKMGTETLAQLQARKDPLLAFGLDLAREQEALDEAQDRRDGASSRLRPDWRKAVLAHAGKPVAPDANGTLRVTFAKVQGYSPRDGAVYTPQTTLSGMLAKHTGEEPFDVPERVSKVAEAKRYGAWADKKLKEVPVNFLADADTTGGNSGSPTVNGRGQLVGVNFDRVWENVANDFGYNPDVARNVNVDVRYVLWMLDQVENADALLRELGVRKGPPVAGETR; encoded by the coding sequence ATGAAGAAGACGCTCCTCCTGCTCTCGCTCGTGGCTGCCCCGGCGCTCGCCGGGGAAGGGAAGTGGACCCCTCAGCAGGTCCTGGAACTGGACCCGGCCTGGCTGCGCGCCCAGGGCCTCCAGGTGCCCCCCAAGAAGCTTTGGGACCCCAAGCGCGGCACCGGCCTGCTCGCGGGCGCCGTGAATGTGGGCGGGTGTACCGGCGCCTTCATCTCCAACACGGGCCTGGTCATCACCAACCACCACTGTGCCTTCGGCATCATCCAGGAGCACAGCACCCCCCAGCGGGACCTCATCACCCAGGGCTTCCTGGCCACGGAGCGCAAGGACGAGCTGCCCGGCAAGGGCGCGCGCGTGCAGGTCCCCCGCAGCTTCACGGACGTGACGGCGCAGGTGCTGGCGGCGGTGCCCCAGGGCGCGGACGACACGGCCCGCTTCAAGGCCATCGAGCGCAAGCAGAAGGAGCTGGTGGCCGAGTGCGAGAAGCGCCCCGCCACCCGCTGCCAGGTGTCCACGTTCGACGGCGGCGTGAACTACACGCTGGTGGACGCGGTGGAGCTGCAGGACTCGCGGCTCGTCTACGCCCCGCCGCGCGCGGTGGGCGAGTACGGCGGTGAGGAGGACAACTGGATGTGGCCGCGCCACACCGGCGACTTCGCCATCCTCCGCGCGTACACCGCGCCGGACGGCACGTCGGCGGCGTACAGCGACAAGAACGTGCCCTACAAGGCGGAGTTCTTCTTCCCGCTGTCCACCGAGGGCGTGAAGCCCGGTGACTTCGTCATGGTGCTGGGCTACCCGGGCCGCACCTACCGCGCGCTGCTCGCGGAGGAGATGGCGGAGCGCCAGTCCCGGCTCTACCCGCGCATGCGCGACGTGTTCGGCGAGGCCATCCGCATCCTCGAGGAGGAGGGCGACAAGGACCCGGCCGGGAAGATCGCCGTGGCCTCCACGCTCAAGGGCCTGCACAACGTGCACAAGAACGCGGGCGGGCAGCTGGCGGGCCTCAAGCGCGGGCGAATCGTCGAGAAGCAGCGCGAGGCCGAGGCGGACGTGGCGGCCTGGGCGACGAAGAGCACCGCGAAGTGGGGTGGGGCGCTGAAGTCCCGCGAGGAGCTGCTCACCGAGCAGCAGGCGAACGCGAAGGTGTTCGAGCGCGAGTTCCTGCTCGGCGCCACGGGCCGGCTCGCCCGGGGCCCGTCGCTGGCGGTGACGCTGGCGCGGCTGGCCACCGAGCGCGCGAAGCCCGATTTGGAGCGCCGCCCGGCATACATGGAGCGCGAGCAGGTGCGCATCAAGGACCGCCTGGAGCGCGAGCAGAAGAACGTGTTCCTGCCCGCGGAGAAGCGGCTGCTCACGGCCTTCGTGCGGCGCGCGCAGGCGCTGGGCGCGGATGAGCGCATCGCGGCGGTGGACAAGCACTTCGGCAAGACGTTCGTGGAGAAGGACGTGGCCGCGAAGGTGGACGCGATGTACGCGGGCACGCAGGTGCTCACGCTCGCCGAGCGGATGAAGATGGGCACGGAGACGCTCGCGCAGCTGCAGGCGCGCAAGGACCCGCTCCTGGCGTTCGGCCTGGACCTGGCGCGCGAGCAGGAGGCGCTGGATGAGGCGCAGGACCGTCGCGATGGCGCCTCGTCGCGGCTGCGGCCCGACTGGCGCAAGGCGGTGCTGGCGCATGCGGGCAAGCCCGTGGCGCCGGACGCGAACGGGACGCTGCGGGTGACGTTCGCCAAGGTGCAGGGCTACTCGCCCCGGGATGGCGCGGTGTACACGCCGCAGACGACGCTGTCGGGCATGCTGGCCAAGCACACGGGCGAGGAGCCCTTCGACGTGCCCGAGCGCGTCTCGAAGGTCGCCGAGGCGAAGCGCTATGGTGCGTGGGCGGACAAGAAGCTCAAGGAGGTCCCGGTGAACTTCCTGGCGGACGCGGACACCACGGGCGGCAACTCGGGCAGCCCCACGGTGAACGGCCGAGGGCAGCTGGTGGGCGTGAACTTCGACCGCGTCTGGGAGAACGTGGCCAACGATTTCGGCTACAACCCGGACGTGGCGCGCAACGTGAACGTAGACGTGCGCTACGTGCTGTGGATGCTGGACCAGGTGGAGAACGCGGACGCGCTGCTGAGGGAGCTGGGCGTGCGCAAGGGCCCGCCGGTGGCGGGGGAGACGCGCTGA
- a CDS encoding TlpA family protein disulfide reductase, with protein MMRRSHVGARVATLLFLSPLAGCRTEPPPSYLRVEGPAPRLAEVPDSRALLVVFWATWCPPCRTETPQLVALAEAPPDALRVVVFSHDTDAKAVETFLGGPPPAALHLRLDEGHPVARAFGVDALPQSFLVVDGRLVARFSGPREWDSRAMRRLLEKLIREHPAPSSAPSR; from the coding sequence ATGATGCGTCGCTCCCACGTCGGCGCCCGTGTCGCCACCCTGCTCTTCTTGTCACCGCTCGCGGGCTGCCGGACGGAGCCGCCGCCGAGCTATCTCCGGGTCGAAGGTCCGGCCCCGCGGCTCGCGGAGGTTCCCGACTCACGGGCCCTGCTGGTGGTCTTCTGGGCGACGTGGTGTCCGCCCTGCCGCACCGAGACGCCGCAGCTCGTCGCGCTGGCCGAAGCGCCTCCTGACGCGCTGCGTGTCGTCGTGTTCAGCCACGACACGGACGCGAAGGCGGTGGAGACGTTCCTCGGTGGGCCGCCCCCCGCCGCGCTGCATCTGCGACTGGACGAGGGACACCCGGTCGCCCGCGCGTTCGGCGTGGACGCCCTGCCCCAGAGCTTCCTGGTGGTGGACGGGCGCCTGGTCGCTCGATTCTCGGGGCCTCGTGAATGGGATTCCCGAGCCATGCGCCGCCTGCTGGAGAAGTTGATCCGCGAGCACCCGGCACCCTCGTCGGCCCCGTCGCGTTGA
- a CDS encoding RNA polymerase sigma factor, with amino-acid sequence MHAAAIDLPPLTQLYNEHRARALAIARRIVGDADDAEDVVQDVFARLAWKSPGYGGRAAWTTWLHRVMVNSSINWLRARKRRERLSHEPAEPLSPERQAMGTQMEQHFTAALEDINEQQRQVLYLREVRGLTYPEIARLLRIPEGTVKSTLHRARQRTFELLEERGQRP; translated from the coding sequence ATGCACGCCGCCGCCATCGACCTTCCGCCCCTCACGCAGCTCTACAACGAGCACCGCGCCCGCGCGCTCGCCATCGCCCGCCGCATCGTCGGTGACGCGGATGACGCCGAGGACGTGGTGCAGGATGTCTTCGCCCGACTCGCCTGGAAGTCGCCCGGATACGGCGGGCGCGCCGCGTGGACCACGTGGCTCCACCGCGTCATGGTGAACAGCAGCATCAACTGGCTGCGAGCACGCAAGCGCCGCGAGCGCCTGAGCCACGAGCCCGCCGAGCCCCTCTCTCCCGAGCGGCAGGCCATGGGCACGCAGATGGAGCAGCACTTCACCGCCGCGCTCGAGGACATCAACGAGCAACAGCGCCAGGTCCTCTACCTGCGCGAGGTCCGCGGCCTGACGTACCCCGAAATCGCGCGCCTGCTGCGCATCCCCGAGGGCACCGTGAAGAGCACCCTCCACCGCGCCCGGCAACGCACCTTCGAGCTGCTCGAGGAGCGCGGCCAGCGCCCCTGA
- a CDS encoding InlB B-repeat-containing protein, with translation MRSVVLHVALVLLAACGPGVEEGFPQALDVQRSAVSITVENQIVTRLPGASGATLGYSEYLPPGYLTSTQRYPAIIHLNGMGELGRATTESELYTITTKHGALANIRTSATWKTYFGNKQVMVFAPQSVDNYSPTELRPFIQFIVANYRVDPTRVYLTGLSMGGWGTWRYAHQYGTELAAIAPFATNIGAPGDTLTSLKDVAVWASSSYGEVAAQQSWLVGYTKVYGASQVVGVPEPTQTTTYQFDKTTKAWTSQTGAVGTGSAVARLIVLTGSAHTGWTQSYSTQAFWDWMLAQQRGTTPAPVTYALTVNAGSGDGQYASGTQVTITADAPASGQVFDKWTGATVASATSATTTLTMPAAATTVTATYRAATTTKYTLTVNAGSGDGQYTSGTQVTITADAPATGYVFDRWTGATVASATSATTTLSMPAAATTVTATYRQSTSGLPITVEDQVIGRLTSVTGTTYAYGEYLPPGYLTSPTTTYPVVIHLHDSGEIGTTSTEAQLVEVVSRYGPLQLIRSSATWKTYFGGKKALVFAPRASANWDPAQLDALVDFLVAQYRVDTSRIYITGRVLGGSGAWNYAYQHGDRIAALAPVGANLGGPGPALSLLTNVPVWMVDAWVTANAGTAQHSWLRGLTKAYGWDQFLTFPAPTATLTYLFDASNDTWSTQPGAHAAGTSPIRFTVHPQGTTDFGTPTYQSQSFWDWMFAQHRP, from the coding sequence ATGAGAAGCGTCGTCCTCCACGTCGCCCTGGTGCTCCTGGCGGCGTGCGGTCCCGGCGTCGAAGAAGGCTTCCCGCAGGCCCTCGACGTGCAGCGCTCCGCGGTCAGCATCACCGTGGAGAACCAGATTGTGACCCGGCTGCCGGGCGCCTCTGGAGCCACGCTCGGCTACTCCGAGTACCTGCCTCCTGGATATCTGACGTCGACGCAGCGCTACCCCGCCATCATCCACCTCAACGGGATGGGGGAGCTGGGCCGGGCGACGACGGAGTCGGAGCTGTACACCATCACCACGAAGCACGGCGCGCTGGCCAACATCCGCACCAGCGCCACGTGGAAGACGTACTTCGGCAACAAGCAGGTGATGGTCTTCGCGCCGCAGAGCGTGGACAACTACTCGCCCACGGAGCTGCGTCCGTTCATCCAGTTCATCGTCGCCAACTACCGGGTGGACCCCACGCGCGTGTACCTGACGGGCCTGAGCATGGGCGGCTGGGGGACGTGGCGCTATGCGCACCAATACGGCACGGAGCTGGCGGCCATCGCCCCGTTCGCCACCAACATCGGCGCGCCGGGTGACACGCTCACCTCGCTCAAGGACGTGGCGGTCTGGGCCTCCAGCAGCTACGGCGAGGTGGCCGCGCAGCAGTCATGGCTCGTCGGCTACACGAAGGTGTACGGCGCCTCGCAGGTGGTGGGCGTCCCCGAGCCCACTCAGACGACGACGTACCAGTTCGACAAGACCACGAAGGCGTGGACGTCCCAGACGGGCGCCGTGGGCACGGGCAGCGCGGTCGCCCGGCTCATCGTGCTGACGGGCAGCGCGCACACCGGATGGACCCAGTCGTACAGCACGCAGGCGTTCTGGGACTGGATGCTCGCCCAACAGCGCGGCACCACGCCCGCGCCCGTGACGTACGCGCTCACCGTCAACGCGGGCTCCGGTGACGGTCAGTATGCGAGCGGAACCCAGGTCACCATCACCGCGGACGCCCCGGCCTCGGGCCAGGTCTTCGACAAGTGGACGGGCGCCACCGTCGCGAGCGCCACCTCCGCCACCACGACGCTGACCATGCCCGCCGCCGCCACCACCGTGACCGCCACCTACCGCGCCGCCACCACGACGAAGTACACGCTCACCGTCAACGCGGGCTCGGGCGACGGCCAGTACACGAGCGGCACCCAGGTCACCATCACCGCGGATGCGCCGGCCACGGGCTACGTGTTCGACCGCTGGACGGGCGCCACCGTGGCGAGCGCGACGTCCGCCACCACCACGCTGAGCATGCCGGCGGCGGCCACCACCGTGACGGCCACCTACCGTCAGTCCACGTCGGGCCTGCCCATCACCGTCGAGGACCAGGTCATCGGCCGGCTCACGAGCGTCACCGGGACGACGTACGCCTACGGCGAGTACCTGCCCCCCGGCTACCTGACGTCCCCGACGACGACGTACCCCGTGGTCATCCACCTGCACGACTCCGGCGAGATTGGCACCACCAGCACCGAGGCCCAGCTCGTCGAGGTGGTGTCCCGCTACGGCCCGCTCCAGCTCATCCGGAGCAGCGCCACGTGGAAGACGTACTTCGGCGGCAAGAAGGCGCTCGTCTTCGCGCCACGCGCGTCGGCCAACTGGGACCCCGCTCAGCTCGACGCGCTCGTGGACTTCCTGGTCGCCCAGTACCGCGTGGACACCTCGCGCATCTACATCACCGGCCGCGTGCTGGGAGGCTCCGGCGCGTGGAACTACGCCTATCAGCATGGGGACCGCATCGCCGCGCTCGCCCCGGTGGGCGCCAACCTGGGCGGCCCCGGTCCCGCGCTCTCGCTGCTGACCAACGTCCCCGTGTGGATGGTGGACGCGTGGGTGACGGCCAACGCGGGCACGGCCCAGCACTCGTGGCTGCGCGGCCTGACGAAGGCCTACGGCTGGGACCAGTTCCTGACCTTCCCCGCGCCCACGGCGACGCTGACGTACCTGTTCGACGCCTCCAACGACACGTGGAGCACCCAGCCCGGCGCCCATGCCGCGGGCACCTCCCCCATCCGCTTCACCGTGCATCCGCAGGGCACCACCGACTTCGGGACGCCCACGTACCAGAGCCAGTCCTTCTGGGACTGGATGTTCGCCCAGCATCGGCCGTAA
- a CDS encoding efflux RND transporter periplasmic adaptor subunit, translated as MGPRIGLLALAGLLVLGASCTKSSQPEAAKRPPSSAPSDAGPSSPEARAVTLCEHGVPAELCTKCDPDLVDVYKAQDDWCDAHGLPESHCRQCNPSLTFSPQATPADWCKEHAVPESKCTQCNPKRVAGFIAAGDYCREHGFPESVCPFCHPELVKAAGAEMPLFPTPGTRIRLASADTAREAGLQTHRLQRRHFARSLEVVGQLTFNQNRLARLSARGDALVSDVRVDEGDDVKVGQPLLALTSPSVGQDKGRLSAALARLETTRAALAREQELVERGISPRKDLEQARAELAAAEGEREAARAALSAAGASRGSSEGLYNLSAPFAGTVVARDAVSGRHVAAGQTLLEVADLSTLWALLEIPEADSAQVHAGQKVTLSFEGLPGEVREATLTRVGASVDRATRTVRARVELPNPDRALKAGLFLRARIQVAEEHEALMVPHSAIQRAKGRVLVFVKKDATLYEPVPVELGAGTRDEVEVVKGLRPGMEVVTTGAFLLKTEVLKDAIGAGCCEEGGP; from the coding sequence ATGGGCCCCCGCATCGGTCTGCTGGCGCTGGCGGGCCTGCTCGTCCTGGGCGCTTCGTGCACGAAGTCGTCCCAGCCCGAGGCGGCGAAGCGCCCCCCTTCGTCCGCGCCCTCCGATGCGGGGCCCTCGTCCCCCGAGGCGCGCGCCGTCACGCTGTGCGAGCACGGCGTGCCCGCGGAGCTGTGCACGAAGTGCGACCCCGACCTCGTCGATGTCTACAAGGCCCAGGACGACTGGTGCGATGCACACGGGCTGCCCGAGTCCCACTGCCGTCAGTGCAACCCGTCGCTCACCTTCAGCCCCCAGGCGACGCCGGCCGACTGGTGCAAGGAGCACGCGGTGCCCGAATCGAAGTGCACCCAGTGCAACCCGAAGCGGGTGGCGGGCTTCATCGCGGCGGGTGACTACTGCCGCGAGCATGGCTTCCCGGAGTCCGTCTGTCCCTTCTGTCACCCGGAGCTCGTGAAGGCCGCGGGCGCCGAGATGCCGCTGTTCCCCACGCCCGGCACGCGCATCCGACTGGCCTCCGCCGACACCGCGCGCGAGGCGGGTCTTCAGACGCATCGGCTCCAGCGCAGGCACTTCGCGCGCTCGCTGGAGGTGGTGGGCCAGCTCACCTTCAACCAGAACCGATTGGCGCGGCTGTCCGCGCGAGGCGACGCGCTGGTGAGCGACGTACGCGTGGACGAGGGGGACGACGTCAAGGTGGGCCAGCCCCTGCTCGCGCTCACCTCGCCTTCCGTCGGACAGGACAAGGGGCGGCTGTCCGCGGCCCTGGCTCGACTGGAGACGACTCGCGCGGCGCTCGCGAGGGAGCAGGAGTTGGTGGAGCGTGGCATCAGCCCTCGCAAGGATTTGGAGCAGGCCCGGGCCGAGCTCGCCGCGGCCGAGGGAGAACGCGAAGCCGCCCGCGCGGCCCTCAGCGCGGCGGGCGCGTCGCGAGGAAGCAGCGAGGGGCTCTACAACCTCTCCGCGCCCTTCGCTGGGACCGTGGTGGCGCGCGACGCGGTGTCCGGCAGACACGTCGCCGCGGGACAGACGTTGCTCGAGGTCGCCGACCTCTCCACGCTCTGGGCCCTGCTCGAGATTCCGGAGGCGGACTCCGCCCAGGTGCACGCGGGGCAGAAGGTCACCCTGAGCTTCGAGGGCCTGCCCGGAGAAGTCCGCGAGGCCACGCTCACCCGCGTGGGGGCCTCGGTGGACCGCGCCACCCGCACGGTGCGCGCCCGCGTGGAGCTGCCCAACCCCGACCGCGCCCTCAAGGCGGGCCTGTTCCTGCGCGCTCGCATTCAAGTGGCCGAGGAGCACGAGGCGTTGATGGTGCCCCACTCCGCCATCCAGCGCGCCAAGGGACGGGTGCTCGTCTTCGTGAAGAAGGACGCGACGCTCTACGAGCCCGTCCCCGTGGAGCTGGGCGCGGGCACGCGCGACGAGGTCGAGGTGGTCAAGGGCCTGCGGCCCGGCATGGAGGTCGTCACCACGGGCGCCTTCCTGTTGAAGACGGAGGTGCTCAAGGACGCCATCGGCGCGGGCTGCTGTGAGGAAGGAGGCCCGTAG
- a CDS encoding sigma 54-interacting transcriptional regulator produces MPELVFFRRGEEVLRVGVDRARLVLGRGEQSDVAIPDPEVSRQQVALLWDGVECRVQDLSGKGTTVSGTSITEAALPDGADLALGQWRAVFRLSGGGEGADVATEVGHTTSIQARDAQSLRWLPAQVRVKQGPNETVHRLTGDSFTAGKDAGCDLVLQDRFASSKHLKVTRRDGTFHVVDLRSTNGTWLGPVRVFEAEVSLPTTLRVGETELVLEAAAAGNRKEPTAFHGIIGSDNAVKGLSDLIERVAPSTAAVTILGESGTGKELVARAIHQCSQRANKPLIPVNCAAISKELIESELFGHEKGSFTGAANARKGAFEEADGGTLFLDEIGELPLDLQAKLLRALESGEIKRVGASRPMHVDVRVVAATNLDLLAAAREGKFREDLYYRLCVIPLHLPPLRSRKGDLPALADHFVKLYSPRGQTVKLSASAMDRLQNHAWPGNIRELRNVVHRALLLRKGPVVDANDLTFDQEMNKETGISVPELPPGMTLEQMLEKLERQIVEAALRRYNNNRERVARELGVARSTLFKRLKDWGLTKQDEQE; encoded by the coding sequence ATGCCGGAGCTGGTGTTTTTCCGTCGTGGCGAGGAGGTGTTGAGGGTGGGTGTGGACCGGGCGAGGTTGGTGCTCGGTCGCGGCGAGCAGAGCGACGTCGCCATCCCGGACCCGGAGGTGAGCCGTCAGCAGGTGGCGCTGCTGTGGGACGGCGTGGAGTGCCGGGTGCAGGACCTGTCGGGCAAGGGCACCACGGTGTCCGGCACGTCAATCACGGAGGCGGCGCTGCCGGACGGCGCGGACCTGGCGCTGGGCCAGTGGCGCGCGGTGTTCCGGCTGAGCGGCGGTGGCGAGGGCGCGGACGTGGCCACCGAGGTGGGGCACACCACGTCCATCCAGGCGCGTGACGCGCAGTCCTTGCGCTGGCTGCCCGCCCAGGTGCGCGTGAAGCAGGGGCCCAACGAGACGGTGCACCGGCTCACGGGCGACAGCTTCACGGCGGGCAAGGACGCGGGGTGCGACCTGGTGCTGCAGGATCGCTTCGCCTCCAGCAAGCACCTGAAGGTGACGCGGCGGGACGGGACGTTCCACGTCGTGGACCTGCGCTCGACGAACGGCACGTGGCTGGGGCCGGTGCGGGTGTTCGAGGCGGAAGTGTCGCTGCCGACGACGCTGCGGGTGGGCGAGACGGAGCTGGTGCTCGAGGCGGCGGCGGCGGGCAACCGCAAGGAGCCGACGGCGTTCCACGGCATCATCGGGAGCGACAACGCGGTGAAGGGGCTGTCGGACCTCATCGAGCGGGTGGCGCCCTCCACGGCGGCGGTGACGATTCTCGGCGAGTCCGGCACGGGCAAGGAGCTGGTGGCGCGCGCCATCCACCAGTGCTCGCAGCGGGCCAACAAGCCGCTCATCCCCGTCAACTGCGCGGCCATCTCCAAGGAGCTCATCGAGAGCGAGCTGTTCGGCCACGAGAAGGGCTCGTTCACGGGCGCGGCGAACGCGCGCAAGGGCGCCTTCGAGGAGGCGGACGGCGGCACGCTGTTCCTGGATGAGATTGGCGAGCTGCCGTTGGATTTGCAGGCGAAGCTCCTGCGCGCGCTGGAGAGCGGCGAAATCAAGCGCGTGGGCGCGAGCCGGCCGATGCACGTGGACGTGCGGGTGGTGGCGGCGACGAACCTGGACCTGCTGGCGGCGGCGCGTGAGGGCAAGTTCCGCGAGGACCTGTACTACCGCCTCTGCGTGATTCCGCTGCACCTGCCGCCCCTGCGCAGCCGCAAGGGGGATTTGCCGGCGCTGGCGGACCACTTCGTGAAGCTGTACTCGCCGAGAGGGCAGACGGTGAAGCTGTCCGCGTCCGCGATGGACCGGCTGCAGAACCACGCGTGGCCGGGCAACATCCGCGAGCTGCGCAACGTGGTGCACCGGGCGCTGCTGCTGCGCAAGGGGCCGGTCGTCGACGCGAACGATTTGACGTTCGACCAGGAGATGAACAAGGAGACGGGCATCTCGGTGCCCGAGCTGCCGCCGGGGATGACGCTGGAGCAGATGTTGGAGAAGCTCGAGCGGCAGATCGTCGAGGCCGCGCTGCGCCGGTACAACAACAACCGCGAGCGCGTGGCCCGCGAGCTGGGCGTGGCCCGCTCCACCCTCTTCAAGCGCCTGAAGGACTGGGGCCTGACGAAGCAGGACGAGCAGGAGTAG